The Candidatus Flexicrinis affinis genome has a segment encoding these proteins:
- a CDS encoding sigma-70 family RNA polymerase sigma factor, producing the protein MRLEVAELLKRMAHGDDSALAVLFAQYSTRVYSLVVCVLQDEALAQEATQDTFMKVWNNPQAWDPSKGQFHSWLLTLARYTAIDRLRKEIRANGRDVALYDEIEAERDESAATVEAGELLALLNALPVEQRDVIRLAYFRGLKHSELAARLNLPLGTVKTRLRLGLHKLRAMLNDKS; encoded by the coding sequence ATGAGATTAGAGGTTGCTGAACTGCTGAAACGAATGGCCCACGGGGACGACTCTGCCCTCGCGGTGCTGTTTGCACAGTACAGCACCCGCGTGTACAGCCTTGTGGTGTGCGTGTTGCAGGACGAAGCCCTCGCTCAGGAAGCCACGCAGGATACGTTCATGAAGGTGTGGAACAACCCGCAGGCGTGGGACCCGTCAAAGGGGCAGTTTCACAGTTGGCTGCTGACGCTGGCCCGCTATACGGCCATCGACCGGTTGCGCAAGGAAATACGCGCCAATGGACGCGATGTCGCCTTGTATGACGAGATCGAAGCAGAACGTGACGAGTCGGCAGCGACTGTGGAGGCTGGGGAACTGCTTGCGCTGCTGAACGCTCTGCCGGTCGAGCAGCGCGACGTGATTCGGCTGGCGTACTTCCGCGGGTTGAAGCACAGCGAACTGGCCGCACGGCTCAACCTGCCGCTGGGGACGGTCAAGACGCGCTTGCGCCTCGGCTTGCATAAACTGCGCGCGATGCTCAATGACAAATCCTGA
- a CDS encoding DUF2892 domain-containing protein translates to MAFAKFMASGTGRILRIVAGIALIVIGLFVVKDTAGIILAIVGVAPLLAGLLDFCIFAPLFGQPFSGPAIRSK, encoded by the coding sequence ATGGCATTCGCGAAGTTCATGGCAAGCGGCACGGGCCGCATTTTGCGCATCGTCGCAGGAATTGCGTTGATCGTCATCGGCCTGTTCGTCGTCAAGGACACGGCCGGAATCATTCTGGCGATCGTCGGCGTCGCGCCTCTGCTTGCCGGACTGCTCGACTTCTGCATTTTCGCGCCATTGTTCGGCCAACCGTTCAGCGGGCCGGCGATTCGTTCCAAGTAG
- a CDS encoding xylose isomerase codes for MYEPKPEHRFTFGMWTVGSVGRDPFGLPTREPIDYRQICQMLGEVGAWGINFHDNDLVPIDATAAERAALVKGFKQAMADNGIVCPMATTNLFTDPAFKDGAFTSNDPRVRAYARQKVLRTMDDAVELGAKVFVFWGGREGTETDSSKGAVDSIKHTRDALNFFCEYVIDNGYDLKLALEPKPNEPRGDIYFPTVGSMLALIATLDHPEMVGVNPEVAHEHMAGLNFMHAVAQAWDAGKLFHIDLNDQLFGRYDQDFRFGAAMIKQAFYLVKFLEDVGYSGSKHFDAHAYRTADHADVKEFAKGCMRTYLILKEKAAQFNADAEIQALLAEIHADSGDQASVLGKYSREAAAKLKATEYDREALGKRSLPYERLDQLTVEVLLGVR; via the coding sequence ATGTATGAACCAAAACCGGAACATAGATTTACGTTTGGGATGTGGACGGTCGGAAGTGTGGGCCGCGATCCGTTCGGCCTGCCCACCCGCGAACCCATCGACTACCGGCAGATTTGCCAGATGCTCGGCGAAGTCGGCGCGTGGGGCATCAACTTTCACGACAACGACCTCGTCCCCATCGACGCGACCGCCGCGGAACGCGCCGCACTTGTCAAAGGCTTCAAGCAGGCGATGGCCGACAACGGGATCGTGTGCCCGATGGCGACTACCAACCTGTTCACCGATCCGGCGTTCAAGGACGGCGCGTTCACCAGCAACGACCCACGAGTACGCGCCTACGCACGTCAGAAGGTGCTGCGGACGATGGACGACGCCGTAGAACTCGGGGCGAAAGTGTTCGTGTTCTGGGGCGGGCGCGAAGGCACCGAGACCGACTCGTCGAAGGGCGCCGTCGACTCGATCAAGCACACCCGCGACGCGCTCAACTTCTTCTGCGAGTACGTGATCGACAACGGATACGACCTCAAACTGGCGCTTGAACCCAAGCCCAACGAGCCGCGCGGCGACATCTACTTTCCGACTGTCGGCAGCATGCTCGCACTGATCGCGACGCTCGACCATCCCGAAATGGTCGGCGTGAACCCCGAGGTCGCCCACGAGCACATGGCCGGGCTGAACTTCATGCACGCGGTCGCGCAGGCGTGGGACGCCGGCAAGCTGTTCCACATCGACCTCAACGACCAGCTTTTCGGCCGTTACGATCAGGATTTCCGGTTCGGCGCGGCGATGATTAAGCAAGCGTTCTACCTCGTCAAGTTCCTCGAAGACGTCGGTTACAGCGGCAGCAAGCATTTCGACGCGCACGCGTATCGCACGGCTGATCATGCAGACGTCAAGGAATTCGCGAAGGGCTGCATGCGCACCTATTTGATCCTCAAGGAGAAGGCCGCGCAGTTCAACGCCGACGCCGAGATTCAGGCGCTGCTGGCCGAAATCCATGCCGACAGCGGCGATCAGGCCAGCGTGTTGGGCAAGTACAGCCGCGAGGCCGCGGCCAAGCTCAAGGCAACCGAATACGACCGCGAGGCGCTCGGAAAGCGCAGCCTGCCCTACGAACGGCTCGATCAGCTCACGGTCGAGGTGCTGCTCGGCGTGAGGTAA
- a CDS encoding metal ABC transporter permease: MEGIEQILISILLNFVGREEMNAFLRDPRSAAVIVGALIALSGALLGTFLLLRGMALTSDAISHTVLLGIVVAFLVMTGLLGLEADLSSPWLIIGAAGAGVATVVLTEAIYRSGLVKQDAALGLAFPLLFAVAIILVSRFADDVHLDADSVMVGEIGVAWANTNSHCLGPCETVTVTEDDPRAEITRQCTNCRELGISPRDAAAEFVEVCSNCGTYSAAQAYREGFTEIEPQLVFWPKSITVTGLMALLTVGFVALFYKELKLSTFDAALARSLGFRPGLISYALMVLVSLVAVGAFDAVGSILVIAFFIIPPAAAYLLSDRLGVMLLISPLIGTLGAVFGYDLARGHLFGVIELSPVLAWLNSTFDMALVEQWDTSISASMVLMLFGIFVLCWVLSPKYGLISTSLRRAAQRKQFDDQVVLGHVYNHSGTERAAEELAVDHLHEHFRWTPRKMQRVLSRLQASALVKVDGRVVTLTALGSDAIHTFRAQYLSSTPAPIAG, from the coding sequence ATGGAAGGCATCGAACAGATCCTCATCTCAATCCTGCTCAACTTTGTCGGCCGCGAAGAGATGAACGCATTCCTGCGCGACCCGCGCAGCGCCGCGGTCATCGTCGGCGCCCTGATCGCGCTCTCCGGCGCGCTGCTGGGGACGTTTCTGCTGCTGCGCGGCATGGCCCTCACCAGCGACGCCATCAGCCATACCGTGCTGCTGGGTATCGTCGTCGCGTTCCTTGTGATGACCGGCCTGCTCGGGCTTGAGGCCGACCTGTCCTCGCCGTGGCTGATCATCGGCGCGGCCGGGGCCGGCGTAGCGACCGTCGTACTCACCGAGGCGATCTACCGATCCGGACTGGTCAAGCAGGACGCGGCGCTCGGCCTCGCGTTTCCGCTGTTGTTTGCGGTCGCCATCATCCTCGTTTCGCGTTTTGCCGACGACGTGCATCTGGACGCCGACTCGGTCATGGTCGGAGAGATCGGGGTGGCATGGGCCAACACGAACAGTCACTGCCTCGGTCCGTGCGAAACGGTCACGGTCACCGAGGACGACCCGCGCGCCGAGATCACGCGGCAATGCACCAACTGTCGCGAACTGGGAATCAGCCCGCGCGATGCGGCCGCCGAATTCGTGGAAGTGTGCAGCAATTGCGGCACCTACTCCGCCGCCCAAGCGTACCGCGAAGGCTTCACCGAAATCGAGCCGCAGCTCGTGTTCTGGCCCAAGTCGATCACCGTGACCGGCCTCATGGCGCTGCTCACGGTCGGGTTCGTCGCGCTCTTCTATAAGGAACTCAAGCTCTCGACATTCGACGCCGCGTTGGCCCGTTCGCTCGGGTTTCGGCCCGGCCTCATCAGCTACGCCCTGATGGTGCTGGTCAGCCTCGTCGCGGTCGGTGCGTTCGACGCCGTTGGCTCGATCCTCGTGATCGCGTTTTTCATCATCCCGCCAGCCGCTGCGTATCTGCTCTCAGACCGTCTTGGCGTGATGCTGCTGATCAGCCCGCTGATTGGTACGCTGGGCGCGGTGTTCGGCTACGATCTGGCCCGTGGGCACCTGTTCGGCGTGATCGAACTTTCGCCGGTGCTGGCGTGGCTCAACAGCACGTTCGACATGGCGCTGGTCGAGCAGTGGGATACGTCGATCTCGGCGTCGATGGTGCTGATGTTGTTTGGGATTTTCGTGCTGTGCTGGGTACTGTCGCCCAAGTACGGCCTGATCTCGACGTCTCTGCGGCGCGCGGCTCAGCGCAAGCAGTTCGACGATCAGGTTGTGCTCGGTCATGTGTACAACCACAGCGGCACCGAGCGTGCCGCCGAAGAACTGGCGGTGGACCACTTGCACGAGCACTTCCGGTGGACGCCGCGCAAGATGCAGCGGGTATTGTCACGTTTGCAGGCGTCGGCACTGGTCAAGGTGGATGGTCGCGTGGTGACGTTGACGGCGCTCGGCAGCGATGCGATACACACGTTCCGCGCGCAGTATCTGAGCAGCACGCCCGCGCCGATTGCCGGCTGA
- a CDS encoding metal ABC transporter ATP-binding protein, translated as MLTAAPELRTNSHKPAALATKIALEVDDLTVAYNSKPAIWDVDLHVPEGVLMAIVGPNGAGKSTLIKAVLGLIPRAAGTATFYGKPYEQARQWVGYVPQRGSVDWDFPTSVIDVVSMGLYGKLGWFRRPGRSERELALHALEQVGMADFAERQISQLSGGQQQRTFLARALVQDARIYFMDEPFAAVDAVTERAIVNILRQLRESGKTVLVVHHDLQTVPEYFDWVTLLNVEVIASGPTADTFTPDLLQRTYGGRVSYLHGDAAPVATGD; from the coding sequence ATGTTGACTGCAGCGCCTGAGTTACGCACCAACTCACACAAGCCGGCAGCCCTAGCGACAAAAATCGCACTCGAGGTCGACGACCTCACCGTCGCCTACAACAGCAAGCCGGCGATCTGGGATGTCGACCTGCACGTGCCGGAAGGCGTGCTGATGGCAATCGTGGGGCCGAACGGCGCCGGCAAGTCGACGCTCATCAAAGCCGTGCTGGGCCTGATCCCGCGCGCTGCCGGCACCGCGACGTTCTACGGCAAGCCGTACGAGCAAGCGCGCCAGTGGGTCGGCTATGTCCCGCAGCGCGGCAGCGTGGACTGGGACTTTCCGACGTCGGTAATCGACGTGGTGAGCATGGGTCTGTACGGCAAGCTGGGGTGGTTTCGCCGCCCCGGACGCAGCGAACGCGAGCTGGCGCTGCACGCACTTGAACAGGTCGGCATGGCGGACTTCGCCGAGCGTCAGATCAGCCAGCTCAGCGGCGGCCAGCAGCAGCGGACATTCCTCGCCCGCGCGCTGGTTCAGGACGCGCGCATCTACTTCATGGACGAACCGTTCGCGGCGGTCGATGCCGTGACCGAACGCGCCATCGTCAACATCCTGCGTCAACTGCGCGAAAGCGGAAAGACGGTACTGGTCGTCCATCATGACCTGCAGACTGTGCCGGAGTACTTCGACTGGGTGACGTTGCTCAATGTCGAGGTGATCGCCAGCGGGCCAACCGCGGACACGTTCACGCCCGACCTGCTCCAGCGCACCTACGGCGGGCGCGTCAGCTACCTGCATGGCGACGCCGCACCGGTCGCGACGGGGGACTAA
- a CDS encoding DUF4260 domain-containing protein, with product MTTLALSRPSISLWLRLEHAALLALVVAAYARFSGDWLAFALLLFVPDISMIGYLRGPQIGSIVYNAGHLLAAAVAVVALGLAAESLALVQIGLIWVTHITLDRTLGYGLKYPTFFKDTHLQRV from the coding sequence ATGACCACACTCGCGCTATCTCGCCCGTCTATCAGTCTCTGGCTGCGACTCGAACACGCCGCGCTGCTGGCCCTCGTCGTCGCCGCTTACGCGCGGTTCTCCGGCGATTGGCTCGCCTTTGCGCTGCTTCTCTTCGTGCCAGACATCTCGATGATCGGCTACCTGCGTGGGCCGCAGATTGGCAGCATCGTCTACAATGCCGGCCACCTGCTCGCCGCGGCAGTCGCCGTCGTCGCGCTGGGACTAGCCGCTGAGAGCCTCGCCCTTGTGCAAATCGGATTGATCTGGGTAACCCACATCACGCTCGACCGCACACTCGGTTATGGCCTCAAGTATCCGACGTTTTTCAAAGACACGCACTTGCAGCGGGTGTAG
- a CDS encoding TetR/AcrR family transcriptional regulator — MPYPSQVTDTTIVDTASALIERDGAEALSLARVATELGIKAPSLYRYFDSKSALLQAVNLRTNQALIAALIDAADAAASLTHADRIMAVAHAYRGFAHAHPRAYALAYSTTDRSAQPDPATLAALAQQVQAIVAPVSGSSHSLAALRGLWALVHGFIVLELTGQFQRGGDLDAAYGYAVAGYVRGISYGAG; from the coding sequence ATGCCCTACCCGTCGCAAGTGACTGACACGACGATCGTAGACACGGCCTCGGCGCTTATCGAACGCGATGGCGCCGAAGCCCTGTCGCTGGCGCGGGTCGCGACCGAACTGGGCATCAAGGCTCCGTCCCTGTATCGCTATTTCGACAGCAAGTCCGCGCTGCTGCAAGCCGTCAATCTGCGCACCAACCAGGCGCTAATCGCGGCGCTGATCGACGCCGCGGATGCTGCAGCATCACTGACGCACGCCGATCGTATCATGGCGGTCGCCCATGCTTACAGAGGGTTTGCCCATGCGCATCCGCGCGCCTACGCCCTTGCCTACAGCACGACCGACCGGTCGGCACAGCCCGATCCTGCGACGCTGGCGGCACTTGCGCAGCAAGTGCAAGCCATCGTCGCGCCCGTGTCCGGCAGCTCGCACTCGCTTGCCGCACTGCGCGGACTCTGGGCGCTCGTTCACGGCTTCATCGTGCTGGAGCTAACCGGCCAGTTCCAACGCGGCGGCGATCTGGACGCGGCGTACGGCTACGCGGTGGCCGGGTACGTCCGGGGAATTTCCTATGGCGCTGGCTAA
- a CDS encoding anti-sigma factor, translating into MNERSKACDELRDLLAAYAIGAADDDEVKRIEAGLSDCPGLADSWASLRGLDGDLAAHVAQVAPPPHLLGSVLEAARTSRRRSRGGLGWAAAAAAVLLLIVTNVFWMSRPPAPELREVNLPTAAEGEATGATGRVIWTAGEGEAVLIAQNFPELTPDAAYQAWVRRGETLTSLGVFRVDDTGRGALTFDATLLGDSFDILGVTREPLGGSPGPTSGPVVRWQSRSRAEGEG; encoded by the coding sequence ATGAACGAACGCAGCAAAGCATGTGACGAACTTCGCGACCTTTTGGCCGCATACGCCATCGGCGCGGCCGATGACGACGAGGTCAAGCGGATCGAGGCGGGCTTGAGCGACTGCCCGGGCTTGGCCGACTCGTGGGCGAGCCTGCGCGGGCTGGACGGTGATTTGGCGGCGCACGTCGCGCAGGTCGCCCCGCCGCCGCACCTGTTGGGGTCCGTGCTGGAGGCTGCGCGCACGTCCCGCCGCCGCTCGCGGGGCGGGCTGGGCTGGGCCGCCGCAGCTGCCGCCGTCCTGCTGCTGATCGTCACCAACGTGTTTTGGATGAGCCGCCCGCCCGCGCCCGAACTGCGCGAGGTCAATCTGCCGACCGCTGCCGAAGGCGAAGCGACTGGCGCGACCGGCCGCGTAATCTGGACGGCGGGCGAGGGTGAGGCCGTGCTGATCGCGCAGAACTTCCCCGAGCTGACGCCCGATGCGGCGTATCAGGCGTGGGTCCGGCGTGGAGAAACACTCACCAGCCTCGGCGTCTTTCGTGTCGACGACACTGGCCGCGGCGCGCTGACGTTCGATGCGACCCTGCTCGGTGACTCGTTCGACATCCTCGGCGTGACGCGCGAACCGTTGGGCGGCAGCCCCGGGCCGACGTCCGGGCCGGTCGTACGCTGGCAGTCCCGATCAAGGGCCGAGGGCGAAGGCTGA
- a CDS encoding metal ABC transporter permease — protein MFAAGVVLFVPFSQLALGVNYDYTLRTVALGGALLGVVSGVLGSFAVLRRESLIGDALSHAALPGVGIAFLIAGRSLGVLLIGAAIASWLGVRFINALTRTTRIKQDTAMGIVLAAWFALGIALLTYIQSLPNASQAGLDKFIFGQAAAIVESDVQLIAVVGAISFVVLGLFWKEFKLITFDFEFAAANGFRVGFLGALLSTLIVVAIVLGLQLAGVILMVGMLIAPGIAARQWTHKLGQMVLLSGVFGAFAGGVGAILSALDVDLPTGPMIIVVAFAVVLLSLAVAPDRGLLWTSLQRRSDARRFAAINTLNDIYRYAEAHGGVNHTVPSDIVIGVRGRSGIAGLRALTQDGMIVRTEDGWRLTDAGADTAGRQAESLRLWDVYRTFGEALDLPAVPEDRLRDIRDVLSPDDIEALVWASAEDKR, from the coding sequence ATGTTCGCGGCGGGCGTCGTGCTGTTCGTCCCGTTCAGCCAGCTCGCCCTCGGCGTCAATTACGATTACACACTGCGCACGGTCGCGTTGGGCGGCGCTCTGCTCGGCGTGGTCAGCGGCGTCTTGGGCAGTTTCGCAGTGCTGCGCCGCGAAAGCCTGATCGGCGACGCGCTGTCGCATGCCGCGCTGCCGGGTGTCGGTATCGCGTTCCTAATCGCCGGGCGTTCGTTGGGCGTGCTGCTCATCGGCGCAGCGATCGCCAGTTGGCTCGGCGTGCGCTTCATCAATGCCCTGACCCGCACAACGCGCATCAAGCAGGACACAGCGATGGGCATCGTGCTGGCGGCGTGGTTTGCGCTGGGCATCGCCCTATTGACGTACATCCAATCGCTGCCGAACGCCAGCCAAGCCGGGCTCGACAAGTTCATCTTCGGGCAGGCGGCGGCCATCGTCGAATCCGACGTGCAGTTGATCGCCGTGGTCGGTGCAATCTCGTTCGTCGTACTGGGGCTGTTTTGGAAGGAGTTCAAGCTCATCACGTTCGACTTCGAGTTCGCCGCGGCCAACGGCTTCCGGGTCGGGTTCCTCGGTGCGCTGTTGTCGACGCTGATCGTCGTCGCGATCGTGCTGGGCTTGCAGCTTGCCGGCGTCATTCTGATGGTCGGCATGCTGATCGCGCCCGGGATCGCCGCGCGCCAATGGACGCATAAGCTCGGCCAGATGGTGCTGCTTTCCGGCGTATTCGGCGCCTTCGCGGGCGGTGTCGGCGCGATCCTGAGCGCGCTCGACGTCGACCTACCGACCGGCCCGATGATTATCGTCGTGGCGTTTGCGGTAGTGCTGCTGTCGCTGGCTGTCGCGCCTGACCGCGGCCTGCTGTGGACGTCTCTGCAACGCCGGTCGGACGCGCGCCGGTTCGCGGCCATCAATACGCTTAACGACATTTACCGCTATGCCGAAGCGCACGGCGGAGTCAACCATACTGTCCCGTCCGATATCGTCATCGGCGTACGCGGCCGATCCGGCATCGCCGGGCTGCGCGCACTGACGCAGGACGGCATGATCGTACGGACTGAAGACGGCTGGCGGCTGACCGACGCCGGCGCCGACACGGCGGGCCGACAAGCAGAAAGTCTGCGCTTGTGGGACGTCTATCGCACATTTGGCGAAGCGCTTGACCTGCCCGCGGTGCCGGAAGACCGCCTGCGCGACATTCGCGACGTGCTGTCACCCGACGATATCGAGGCGCTCGTGTGGGCGTCCGCGGAGGACAAACGCTGA
- a CDS encoding winged helix-turn-helix transcriptional regulator: MREVDAPRETLDIGERELEILRLVADGLSNQEIAETTYLSLNTVKWYLKEIFGKLYVKNRTQAVQRARDWNLLEPAAIETDVRTTGEYALPYALTPFVGRATELEQLAQLLADPTTRLITLYGIGGIGKTRLALQVAEQNRHMFGDGVVYVPLSAAIDTDTALRAIAEELGLRRGGTTDLQADIVALLRKRSVLLLLDSAETVPNIGALVARLLIGAPNLKALVTSREALHVPGETVLSLDGVQFPTGETANDGAASDAVKMFLHIASNHNPGMIPSAADLAEVAAICRSVEGMPLAIEIAAEWSGLLSFADIRREITRNLDLLQSDSTATFQRTRSVRAVIDWSWARLDEVERNALCSLSVLVESFSVEAALAVSGATIKSLKVLLEKALLRRSGVSRFVMHDLVRQYATEQRKRDPELNAAAERRSAEHFAGQVDHEAKALFDTMEIRRFANVQSERGHIDRAWAYAVDHQRFDLVLQLSQVGCWSSYVPWAHEAEVWFDRALSTLDFSAHPAAEGRLLAYSVIARYHTRSLASIPDIAWRSADLLAGTPYQVEAGIAVAWAAIVYPILEQHDKVADTIAEARRLVETNVPPASAYARWVLEALAASTAVVADDLENAIAMLDALLDRLPHGASWIAPLLMVVTGECHLLLGNVTRARDYFVRGRFGAESVKDPLPQIQAVYYLSRIERGGFDLEVLATGLYAIADQVESLPLTIRMAHHFATYLGYRSNLDASREMNAVALVLALRLGDAALFREVAGRIISSSRDQALRSAVDSVRYQVPENADPDSLIDLEPAVLEVFKLGNPR; encoded by the coding sequence ATGCGCGAAGTTGACGCACCACGCGAAACACTGGACATTGGTGAGCGTGAACTTGAAATCTTGCGGCTGGTTGCCGATGGCTTGTCCAACCAAGAAATCGCAGAGACGACGTACCTCTCGCTCAACACGGTCAAGTGGTATCTCAAGGAAATCTTCGGCAAGTTATACGTAAAGAACCGCACACAGGCCGTCCAGCGCGCGCGCGACTGGAACCTGCTTGAACCCGCCGCGATCGAGACCGACGTCCGCACGACCGGCGAATACGCGCTGCCGTACGCGCTGACTCCGTTCGTCGGCCGGGCGACCGAGCTGGAGCAGCTCGCGCAGCTCTTGGCCGACCCGACGACGCGCTTGATCACCCTGTATGGAATCGGGGGCATCGGCAAGACTCGCCTCGCGCTGCAAGTCGCCGAACAGAACCGTCACATGTTTGGCGACGGCGTGGTCTACGTGCCACTGTCAGCCGCGATCGACACCGACACCGCCCTGCGCGCCATCGCCGAGGAGCTGGGGCTGCGGCGTGGCGGCACCACCGACCTTCAGGCCGACATCGTCGCGCTGCTGCGCAAACGTTCGGTACTGCTGCTGCTTGACAGCGCCGAGACGGTGCCGAATATCGGCGCGCTCGTTGCACGGCTGTTGATCGGCGCTCCCAACCTCAAAGCGCTGGTGACTTCGCGCGAGGCGCTGCACGTGCCGGGCGAGACCGTGCTCTCGCTCGACGGCGTGCAGTTCCCGACCGGCGAAACCGCCAACGACGGTGCGGCCAGCGATGCTGTGAAGATGTTCCTACACATCGCATCGAACCATAACCCCGGTATGATCCCATCGGCGGCGGACCTCGCGGAGGTCGCGGCGATCTGCCGGTCGGTCGAGGGGATGCCACTGGCCATCGAAATCGCGGCGGAGTGGTCGGGCCTTTTGTCGTTTGCCGACATCCGGCGCGAGATCACGCGCAATCTGGACCTGCTGCAAAGCGATTCGACCGCGACCTTTCAACGCACGCGCAGTGTACGCGCCGTCATCGATTGGTCGTGGGCGCGGCTGGACGAAGTAGAACGGAACGCGCTCTGCAGCTTGAGTGTGTTGGTCGAGAGCTTCAGCGTCGAGGCCGCGCTGGCGGTGTCGGGCGCGACCATCAAGTCGCTTAAGGTGCTGCTCGAAAAGGCGCTGCTGCGGCGCAGCGGGGTCAGCCGCTTCGTTATGCACGACCTCGTTCGGCAGTATGCGACCGAGCAGCGCAAGCGCGATCCGGAGCTGAACGCGGCGGCCGAGAGGCGCAGCGCCGAACACTTTGCAGGGCAGGTCGACCACGAAGCCAAGGCTCTGTTCGATACGATGGAGATTCGGCGCTTTGCGAACGTGCAGTCCGAGCGCGGGCACATCGACCGCGCATGGGCGTACGCTGTTGACCACCAGCGGTTCGACCTTGTCCTGCAGCTCTCGCAGGTCGGGTGCTGGAGCAGCTACGTGCCGTGGGCACACGAGGCAGAAGTGTGGTTCGACCGTGCGTTGAGCACGCTAGACTTCAGCGCGCATCCCGCAGCGGAAGGACGCCTGCTGGCCTACAGCGTAATCGCGCGCTACCACACCCGTTCGCTGGCGTCGATTCCGGACATAGCGTGGCGAAGCGCGGACTTGCTCGCCGGCACGCCTTATCAGGTCGAAGCCGGTATCGCCGTCGCATGGGCTGCCATCGTCTATCCCATCCTCGAGCAGCACGATAAGGTGGCGGATACGATCGCCGAGGCGCGCAGGCTGGTCGAGACGAACGTGCCGCCGGCGTCCGCCTATGCGCGGTGGGTGCTGGAAGCGCTCGCGGCGTCGACGGCGGTCGTCGCCGACGACCTCGAAAACGCCATCGCGATGCTTGATGCACTGCTCGATCGTCTGCCCCATGGCGCAAGTTGGATCGCGCCGCTGCTGATGGTCGTCACCGGGGAGTGCCACCTGCTGCTCGGAAACGTCACGCGCGCCCGGGATTATTTCGTCCGCGGCCGCTTCGGCGCAGAGTCGGTCAAGGATCCGCTCCCGCAGATTCAGGCGGTGTACTATCTGTCGCGGATCGAACGCGGCGGGTTCGATCTCGAAGTTTTGGCAACCGGGTTGTACGCCATCGCCGATCAGGTCGAGAGCCTGCCATTGACGATCCGCATGGCGCATCATTTCGCCACGTACCTCGGGTATCGAAGCAATCTCGACGCATCGCGCGAGATGAACGCCGTCGCGCTCGTCCTCGCGCTCCGGTTGGGAGATGCGGCGCTCTTTCGCGAAGTCGCCGGACGCATCATCAGCAGTTCGCGCGATCAAGCGCTTCGCTCGGCAGTCGATTCGGTACGCTATCAGGTGCCGGAGAATGCCGACCCCGACTCTTTGATCGACCTTGAACCCGCAGTGCTCGAAGTGTTCAAGCTAGGGAATCCGCGATGA
- a CDS encoding DUF3891 family protein produces the protein MIVQTAPAGMPRFVIRHIDHAALSGQFAEAFGGGAFGPLMPDDLMVWVTAHHDDGWIEIDADPLIDPSTNLPYNLADTPWPTLMRPHAISPEVAEAYHPYCGLLASMHTTGLYNGRYGVMNASIDIIPPALKPAAESMLAAEDMRQTRLRDVCMADPAVAAFCTPDALMANYRRLQFFDALAIILNLRHPTLQKPYNFPKVPRSLGDEKEIVLTPAGEGCVTLDPYPFHDSPLTTTARGRMIAPDTPDPLSALAEAPYVEQVWTVMRA, from the coding sequence ATGATCGTGCAGACAGCTCCCGCGGGCATGCCTCGATTCGTCATCCGGCATATCGACCACGCAGCCCTGAGCGGTCAATTCGCCGAAGCGTTTGGCGGCGGCGCGTTCGGGCCGCTCATGCCTGACGATCTGATGGTGTGGGTGACCGCACACCATGACGACGGATGGATTGAAATCGACGCCGATCCTCTGATCGACCCGAGCACGAACCTGCCGTACAATCTCGCCGATACGCCGTGGCCGACGCTGATGCGCCCGCACGCGATCTCGCCGGAAGTAGCCGAAGCCTATCACCCGTACTGCGGGCTGCTGGCGTCGATGCACACGACCGGCCTTTACAACGGGCGTTACGGCGTGATGAACGCGTCGATCGATATCATCCCGCCTGCGCTGAAACCGGCCGCCGAGTCGATGCTCGCGGCGGAGGACATGCGCCAAACGCGCCTGCGCGACGTATGCATGGCCGATCCTGCCGTTGCCGCATTCTGCACGCCCGATGCGCTGATGGCGAACTACCGCCGTCTCCAGTTCTTCGACGCGCTGGCGATTATCTTGAACCTGCGACATCCCACGCTGCAGAAGCCCTACAACTTCCCGAAGGTACCGCGTAGTTTGGGCGACGAAAAGGAAATCGTGCTGACTCCGGCAGGCGAGGGATGCGTGACGCTGGACCCGTACCCGTTCCACGACTCCCCGCTGACCACGACCGCGCGCGGGCGCATGATCGCGCCTGACACGCCAGATCCCCTGTCCGCGCTGGCCGAGGCGCCGTATGTCGAACAGGTGTGGACGGTCATGCGCGCCTAG